Genomic segment of Corvus hawaiiensis isolate bCorHaw1 chromosome 27, bCorHaw1.pri.cur, whole genome shotgun sequence:
GACACTGTGGCCCCATAGAACCAAAGGTGccttgtgaccctgtggggcCTCATGTGACCCAGGggccattgttacactgtggggcttatggaaccaaggggctagtGTGATGCTGTGGGGACTCGTATAACCAGAGGTCCattgttttcctctccctggAACTGCCCagtccagctctccctgcccctgcagagcAGTAGAGTCAGGTctggccctgcagcaggaactggagGTACTGCAGGTCAGGGACAGCGACTCTGTCTGGGATGCTCAGGAGATCCTCAGCtcgggcagctcctgcagccccagggccccactggccagcacagcagcagagagttGGCCCTGGGGCTcctcaggcagctcctgctggcccaggcacagggcagccTCTTGCCAGGGCTCCTGTGCACACACAcgggctcctgctctgctcctggcccGTGCCAGCTGCCACAGAGCCTTTCCCAGGGGAACACGTCTGTGCTGGTctgagcagccactgctgcagcccctgccctgctgcccagagccccgagctgggggtgctgctctgcagagcacgGGGGCTGTGCTGCCCGGGGCCAtgggctggctctgctgggctcggctgctgcagctgcgacacagaggcagctgctggtgctccCTGCACTGAGCCCTCCCacacaggctctgctgtgcccaTGGAGGCTGCTCAGAGATGCCTGCCTTGTTCCAGGGCTGGCAcatgggctggggctgccctggatCCTCCTAGGGAAGCTCCCCGAGGGTCAGACGAGTCCCTGCCCAGACTCCTTTCCCTGTACCTGCTGTGtcccctgggctgcagagaTCTCACGGCTCACAGCAGACATTCAGCCCTTTATCTCTGCATGACCCCAGCCCGGACAGGCCTGTGCCCAGTGAGCTCCACTCactgctgagccctggcacacactgtccctgcagctcccctgtGTTCTCCTGGCAGTTCCCAAGGCCGTCCAGACAAACATTCCTCTGCCATCAGCCCTGGCACAAGCTGGAGAGCCCCAGGAGGGTTCAGCACTGACCATTCACCATCTGATGGGCACTGGCCATCAACACACAAAAGCTGACCCAGATCTGAGTCCCCTGAAGGCCACCCTGGGACCCTGATCTCACCCCACTGAGCCCTGGGAGAACAAGCAAAACATTGAGACCCTTAGGTTTTATTGCTGAGGCAACTACGAAATAAGACCTaatccttcctgccctgcctccaGGAGGTGCCCTttgctgatggagctgctgtggtggagcccagctgtgtcccagcagtgcccgtggcctgtccctgcctgtggtcAAAGCACGGACACACAGCAGGACAGTGACCGAGCTGCCCGAGCACTCTGGCCCTGCGcccacagaagggctggggaggagagtGTGGAACAGCAGATGTGGAAAGAGTCATTGTCCCTggttgtgctgctgtgctgggactctttttcccctctcccctatAACTTCATGCAGGTGTCAGAGTTGGGATCCCAGATAACCAAGGCCCTGACAGGTagttaattttgtttaaatatagCAATAGCACaaattttacagattttacaGAGTTTACAGAGTTTCTGAATCAAATTCAAGAAGCAGAGAGGGAATTAGATGAGGgatgaataaaaacatttcactgAGCACAAAATTATGGCGAGAAGAAGCCATTGACCACCACCAAAGACCTGAGAAGGCAGACTGGGCCAGTCATGAGTTCCATTCTGAAAACTATGCAGCAGAAAACAGGCActtctttgcttctgaaaaGTATCCAGTCATCAGTTTACTCAGGGCCTCCTTGAGCTCCTGGTTCCTCAGGCTGTAGATGAGAGGGTTCAGGGCTGGAGGCACCACTGAGTACAGAACTGACAGggccacatccagggatggggacgaGATGGAGGGGGGCTTCAGGTGGGCAAACATAACAGTGCTGAGGAACAGAGAGAGCACGGCCAGGTGAGGGAGGCATGTGGAAAAGGCTTTGTGCCGGCCCTGCTCAGAGGGGATCCTCAGCACGGCCCTGAAGATCTGCACATAGGAGAAAACAATGAACACAAAACAGCCAAAGAGCAAACAGACACTAATGGCAAGGAGCCCAAGTTCCCTGAGGTAGGATTTGGAGCAGGAGAGCTTGAGGATGTGTGGGATTTCACAGAAGAGCTGGCCCAGGGCATTGCCCTggcccaggggcagggaaaatgtattGGCCGTGTGCATGAGAGCATTGAGaaaggcactggcccaggcagctgctgccatgtgggcacaagctctgctgcccaggagggtcCCGTAGTGCAGGGCTTTGCAGATGGACACGTAGCGCTCGTAGCACATGATGGTGAGGAGGGAAACCTCTACTCCCATGAAGAAGACAAACAGAAACACCTGAGCAGCACATGCTGAGTAGGAGATGTGCCTGGTGCCCCAGAGGGAATTGTGCAtggccttggggacagtggtgcAGATGGAGCCCAGGTCGGGGagggccaggctgagcaggaagaagaacatggggctgtgcaggtgctggccgCAGGCTCTGGTGCTGATGATGAGGCCGTTGCCcaggagggcagccagggagatgcccaggaagaggcagaagtgcaggagctgcagctgccgcgTGTCTGCCAAtgccagcaggaggaaggggctgatggagctgctgttgcacatttgctgtctctggcCATGGGCACCTGTTCATGGAGAAAGGACGGTGACAAGTCAGGACAGGCTGCTTGGAGCCAAACCTGTGCCATTCCCTGCAGACTGTCCCGCTGGGACTCCCCCACCcttgttcctgctctgggaaaacCTTCATCCAGGGCCCTGCCTGAGCTCCACTTGTGCTGTCTGagtgtgccaggagcagccaggcctGTGCGTGGGGGCTCTCAAggagccatccctgccctgctgccctgggttTGTGGCTGTGTGGCAGAGGGACAAGGCTGGATAGTCAGGATTTGTCAGTGGAACCACTCCTCATGCAGACAGGCTTGGTACCATCTGCACTCCCAGGTCTACAGGACAGGGATGgcagggaggagatggaggGAATTCTTTTCCTACCCACACATCATTCCTGGTTCTCTGAGGTCAGAAATCcccagcatttctgctgcacTCCCAGTTTGCCACTGAGAGAGGCGAGAGGCAAAGGATTCCCTGTGGCTGAGGGCAAGTTGAGGGGCTGGATGGGCTTGTTCCCAAGTGCCCTGGGCTTGCCCCTTTGGCTGCAATCAGAGCACAGTCACACTCCCGGGTCACCCTGGGATAAACCAGAtcctgcccagagcagagggatcCCTGAATCTCACACTCTCTAAAGGTCTCTGAGCAAGGTCTCAGCACCCCCTTCTGCCAGGGGCACTCACGGTGCCCTTGGCAAacccagcagcatttcctcagcTATGGCATCTCTGCACTTCCCCGGGGGACATTCAGGGCACTCCGAGAGGCTCTGGCACAGATTTGCACCCAGGAGGGCAGCTCAGAGCTTGGGAGGACACAGCGAGGAGAGTCCTGGGTATGCCCATGATGGTATCTCAGGGAGAGAGGTTCAGCTCATTCCCCTTTCCTATGGACTGCTttgcccacagccccacagggcacagggaagccTGGACACCCCATTTCCATggacagccctgcctggcagccTGACTCAGCTGCTGCAAACCCCAGAGCCTCCCTGAAAGCACCAGATAACAGTGACAATACCAGGGGAGTGCAGAAACAAGAGAAGAAGAACAGAAACGTGGTGCTGTGCCTGAGAGGGCAGGGCAGAGACTCAGAATGTCCTGTGACTCTGGGATTACAACTCCTGTTCTGCTTCTCTCATCCCCCAACCTTCCCACCCTGATCCAAGCAGGAAATCAAAACAGTCTCAGGAAAGCTCCTGATCTTTACAGCAATCCCAGGCTTACCTTCTTTGGGAAGTGTCctccagagctgtgcccaggctggttggagctgggagcagccctgccccaggcagcagctctcagcagcagcacctgccctgctcagggtCGCTCCTTCCCCCACAGCTCCTCCCCcagcgctggcagcagctccccgggCCGGCTGAGAGCTgcccctggcaggcagcagagtccctgccccagctcagcgccctgggctgcaggaccctgctctgcaggacagccctgggcacccctggctgcagccccggcTGCTCAGCCCCGCAGCAGAGCCCGGCAACAGGAGCTGCCTTGTGCTGGGCCTCgggtgctgcagcagggcaaCCCAGCCCGGCCCTAGGGCCACATCCCCCAGACTGCAGCAACTCTGAGAGTGCTCCGGAAAGGTCCTAAAGCTGTGGGATGGGCCAGCTTCAGGAGAtgcctccaggagctgcagcttctcttccCACAGCCAGACAATGACTGTTCCAAACGCTGTGAGGATTTCTGCTCTGGTGAGCCCTTagtgagctctgctctgtgctcccagccccggctgagtttaagccctgtgtgcctctgtgctgtgcctgggctggctgcaggcagtgccccagccctgctgggctgtgcccaggagctgctcctggccagagCTGTCTCTCTGCAGCGCTGCCgcttgccaggagctgcctctgtgccaggagcccggcccagctcagcagcacagacacagcacaagGACTGGAATGACCCTCTCGGGCcttggtgctgaggccctgaacATCAGTCCTTGACAGGCACTGGCAGAATCCTCTCAAGAATTCCAGTCAGAATTGAACTTCAAAGTTTCTGGAAGTTTTCATGGGTCCCAGTGAGGGACACGACTGAGAAAGTGTCCCCAGGCTTCAGTCAGAGCAGAGAACTGGAGGCAGGATGACAGGGGGGACAAAGAGAAGCTAAGTCTTGGtgccctggggcacagcagcgTCTGTGCCAccaagggctgggaggagacacctTGTCCTGAGGCCCTGGGgcctcctggcacagccccagcaaggctgggcactgtcagccccttgtcctgccctcaGCATCCCCCCAGATCCCAGTGGCCTCAGGGATCTGCTGGAAGGAGTCCCTGGGGAGCCTTGGTCAGGAATGGCCCTGGGGGGCTCCCGAATGCTCCCAGGGACTGCAGGGTTTTCAAAGGACTTTGGCTTTGGCTTTTGCCTGGGAGTCTCTGAGAGCTTTGTGCAATCCTGGCCCCCAATTATCTGCTCTAATGAGTCCCTGGAGATTCTTTGTCAGTAACAACACTCAGTGGGGATCATTAATGCTTCAGGGTACTCAGGGTTAATTTAAGTGCTTCTTTTTGACACTGAGTCTTTGATGGTTTGTGCAATCATGGCCTCCAATTATCTCCAATTACTTTAACGAGTCCCTTGAGAGCTTTGCATTGACACTCAGTGGGGCTCATTAATGCTCTGAGATACTCAAGGGTTTTAAGGTACTTTGGATTTTCCTTCCCACACTGAGGGTCTGAGAGGTTTTTGGGCAATCCTGGCCTCCAATTCTCTCCTCCAAGGAGTCCATGAGGAGCCTGTCTTTGGGATGGACCTCAGAGGGACCCATCAATGCCTCGAGGCACTTTGGgtgtttcctctgcctttgaCTCCTGGAAAGGCTTGTGCAATCTCCTCTCAGGCCCTGAGCTTCAAGGGCTCAGCCCCAAATGCCCCACGGGGCTCATTAGGATCAAGCAAGTGCTGACAAACCCTGGCTCTGCCTTGATTTCCCTCTGGCCTGGTGCAGTTCATTAGGAAGGTTTCCTTCTCCAGTTACggagaaatatttcaaagagcTTCTAAGAAATACTCATTCCTATTTTAAGGGgtgtattttattacttttctctTTAGAGAGAAGTGAGTGCAGCATTCTGTGACTGATACTGATGCAGGGTCTCTCCTCAGGAGGTCTGGCCTGGTCACAGAAGCTGTGCCTTGAGGTCTGACCCAGTGTGGAGAACCCTGCTCCacattcccagccccatcctgtCTCTCCTCACTCACCTGGGACCTGCTTTGCTTGGAGAACTGGCTGCACTCAGGCAGAGGGGGggttcttggggttttttttgaggcaATCTAAAACCCCTGATGTGAAAAATGAGGTTCATTCTttgtaaaattttaaagaagtttaataaaagggacaattaggagGCAACAGCAAAAAGGGTATTATGGCTGGGTGCTTTGGCAGAGAGCCAAAGGCACACCTTTACATCCAAAAGATTGCCTTTAAGAGCAATAATCTCTTATTGCATATTCATCACAATCATGCATGATACataaattctttggagtttctATGTATCATCCCATCAGCCTTATCTTCCTCTTTTGCTCCATTccgtctctgctccctccaaaaattcttctctttggtttttggttttcttcttctctgataaGATACTCCAGGAATGTAAAGACTTTCTCTGCCTATCTTTTCTAAACTGACTACATAAAGAGTAGACATTCTACATCATTGAGGTAAAGTTTTTCTAACATTATGTAACATgcgaaaagccaacatcacaatacattcatAACTCCTGAGTTTCCTCATTGAAAACAGACACC
This window contains:
- the LOC125317572 gene encoding olfactory receptor 5A1-like, with product SSISPFLLLALADTRQLQLLHFCLFLGISLAALLGNGLIISTRACGQHLHSPMFFFLLSLALPDLGSICTTVPKAMHNSLWGTRHISYSACAAQIFRAVLRIPSEQGRHKAFSTCLPHLAVLSLFLSTVMFAHLKPPSISSPSLDVALSVLYSVVPPALNPLIYSLRNQELKEALSKLMTGYFSEAKKCLFSAA